The following proteins come from a genomic window of Brachyspira sp. SAP_772:
- a CDS encoding methyl-accepting chemotaxis protein has product SKEISKGDLTNTEQTIHRKDELGELADSFTIMRQELVDIIIRVRDSVEKITNSAHELSQGSNDLSHRTESQAASLEETASSMEEMASTIKSSTDQSVQGNRMMVESRQSIESAGDIILETTRNIEEVYEASTKIKDITNIIENIAFQTNILALNAAVEAARAGDQGKGFAVVASEVRNLAQTTQSSVKDITNLVDNAYDKINKATDSARTSQEIFNDLRVKID; this is encoded by the coding sequence ATCTAAAGAAATATCTAAAGGTGATTTAACAAATACAGAACAAACAATTCATAGAAAAGATGAACTTGGAGAATTAGCTGATTCATTTACTATAATGCGTCAAGAACTTGTAGATATTATAATAAGAGTAAGAGATTCAGTAGAAAAAATTACAAACAGTGCTCATGAACTTTCACAGGGCAGTAATGATTTATCACATAGAACAGAATCTCAAGCAGCAAGCTTGGAAGAGACTGCAAGCTCTATGGAAGAGATGGCTTCTACAATAAAATCTTCTACAGACCAATCAGTACAAGGTAATAGAATGATGGTTGAATCTAGACAGTCTATAGAAAGTGCTGGTGATATTATACTTGAAACTACAAGAAATATAGAAGAAGTTTATGAGGCTAGTACTAAAATTAAAGATATTACAAACATTATTGAAAATATAGCATTCCAAACTAATATACTTGCTTTGAATGCTGCTGTAGAGGCTGCACGTGCTGGAGACCAAGGTAAGGGMTTTGCTGTTGTTGCTTCTGAAGTAAGAAACTTAGCTCAAACTACTCAGTCTTCTGTAAAAGATATTACAAACTTAGTAGACAATGCTTATGACAAAATTAATAAAGCTACAGACTCTGCTAGAACTTCTCAGGAAATATTTAATGACCTTAGAGTAAAAATAGATG